A single window of Scomber scombrus chromosome 12, fScoSco1.1, whole genome shotgun sequence DNA harbors:
- the nsmce4a gene encoding non-structural maintenance of chromosomes element 4 homolog A, whose product MKASRGNSEEEAPRQNGGATGRRKGDQQPRNDGDEGGSGFSPSDMPDDDNPGLRREIRSKYRELINSVQQNREDMLSPSNNKLTEVLEEANELFKDVRQVREASLDAQLLVMAADLGKEKASQLFAESSSFNPSAFAEHLLTFMGLNRLENGENEHHSGGEADGYLPQNAWRRVAERAACCFRTASSFNYMMGTFHTEPPPPKQRIERQNKAPTKEAKRIMPTQLKKMEESHQEATEKEVERILGYLKSYYQDDPESPISYYEFVIDPKSFSRTVENIFHTSFLIRDGLARMYLDSAELPCIAPVEEGEVEIEGSCSRKQCIVSISPKTWKELIEAFDIRDTIIQPPHTPNA is encoded by the exons ATGAAGGCATCTAGAGGCAACAGTGAAGAGGAAGCTCCCCGGCAGAATGGTGGTGCTACTGGCCGCAGAAAAGGAGACCAGCAGCCCCGAAATGATGGGGACGAAGGTGGTTCTGGCTTCAGCCCATCTGACATGCCTGACGATGACAACCCGGGTCTCAGAAGAGAAATACGGAGCAAGTACAGAGAACTCATCAACTCAGTGCAAC aGAACAGAGAAGATATGCTGAGCCCCTCAAATAACAAACTGACAGAGGTTTTGGAAGAAGCAAACGAGCTTTTTAAAGATG TCCGGCAGGTGAGGGAAGCCTCTCTGGATGCCCAACTCCTCGTCATGGCCGCAGACCTGGGAAAGGAGAAGGCCAGCCAGCTGTTTGCTGAGAGCTCCTCTTTCAATCCATCTGCTTTTGCTGAGCATCTT CTGACCTTCATGGGTCTCAACCGACTAGAAAACGGGGAGAATGAGCACCACAGCGGGGGTGAAGCTGATGGCTACTTGCCTCAGAATGCCTGGCGCAGAGTGGCTGAGAGGGCAGCTTGCTGTTTCAGGACAGCATCCTCCTTCAACTACAT GATGGGTACGTTCCATACAGAGCCACCTCCTCCAAAGCAAAGGATAGAACGACAAAACAAAGCACCCACCAAGGAAGCCAAAAGGATAATGCCCACTCAG ctgaaaaaaatggaagagTCTCATCAAGAGGCGACAGAGAAAGAGGTGGAGAGGATCCTGGGATACCTGAAAAGTTATTACCAAGACGATC CTGAATCACCAATATCATATTATGAGTTTGTCATTGACCCCAAATCATTTTCCCGGACAGTAGAGAACATTTTCCATACGTCTTTTCTCATCAGG GATGGTTTAGCGCGGATGTATCTGGATTCGGCAGAGTTGCCTTGTATAG ctcctgtagaggagggggaggtggaaatTGAAGGCTCATGCAGCCGGAAACAGTGCATTGTCTCTATCAGCCCAAAGACCTGGAAG GAGCTCATAGAAGCCTTCGACATCAGAGACACCATTATTCAGCCTCCACACACGCCAAATGCGTGa